ggcggggaatcgaaccccggtctcccgcgtgacaggcggggatacttaccactatactaccgaggacaaCAAAGGTGATAATAATAATCTAATATATACGGAAATACGATTAGAACTAAAAAGTCTAAAGCATAAATGTAAGaggtaaaataaattaattttgtagACACGTTTTAAAGCAGTAGTTCTCCGACATAACTTTTAGACAATAAAAACCACGTTTGTTATTTAATAGTAACTTTACAATTTTCCTGTTTTGTGTCATGTGCTTGTTATCGCATTGGAAAATAAAAGAACAGGTTTCTGATTTCTACTTTTTTGTTTAATCGCAAGCAATCACTTTTATTATAACAGCCAGGTGTTTTTTAATTCTCGCACGCATTATTTTCAAATAAGTTTTACTACTAAACTACGTAGCTAGACGACAAGcttttattaacaaaataattaagACAAGGGAATTAAAGATAAAATTTTCTTATAtacttgtttattttaaaagccaGATTGTTCTTAGAATGTCTCGAAGTTGTTCGAACCTTTTGAGGCTTATAACAGCGTGTATTAATATCGCACAAGCATTGCTCATTCTGAACACTCCACATTGCATATCTTCATTTAACACTCTGTGTGTTAAAGAGCCATAGAAGTAAGGGGGACAGGTGATTCAAATTTCACACtaccgtttttattttttattcaaccTTAATACAGTTAAAAACAAGTTGAGTCAttcctaaaaaaagtttttttttatcttcctaATTTTTAGCCGTGGCAAGTAAAAAATTTACAAGTCCTATAAACATATACACAAAAAATAAGTGACTTTTAAAGCTCAGAACTTGATGTAAAATTTACAATTTAAATTTCAGTTTCAACATTAACTCAAAACAGTGTTATTGAAAATtataatcaaaaaatatttttctttcttcgcttttgtttttagcaaaaaaaaaaaaagaacgcaAGTATATCGAAGGCTAAAGTCGAAGGAAGTAAATATATACAATATTATCATCCCTTcgttaattataaaaatttgatacctatttacaaatatatatctatGTCTATTAACAAATGAACAGAAACAGGAAAATCAGGAGAATTTTCCTCTTGCAAATAACAGGCAGTAAGGGGGCTCCGCTTCGGTTTGATCGTTTTACAAAATTATGTCGAGATGAGTTAAAGCTGGCAAAAAAAAACGAGGCCGATAACAGGTGTAGCTAAACAACCAGCAAGAGATTTGctgtagtaaaaaaaaactagcGCACAAAGTTCCTGTATACAACAacgcaaaaaaaattacaaaatatctAGAAATGTTAAACGCTACGAGAATTTGCTGAGTAAACTTTTAAACAATATAACACGTTTCTTGctcttttcaaattaaattcgTCTTTTGTTGACATGCACCACGTTGGTcgattaattacaaatttactcAGCGGAATATtgtgattaaaattaaaaaaatgtcattttttaaataaacaatctaagcactatttttttttttactctgaAATAAGATTTAAGTTTGAACTACTTGTATTCGATGATGAAAAACTGCTAATATACGAGCTTTCTAAAACAACATCGTCCATTTTTCGCTTCCTTGAAGTTGTTGTGTTATCTAAATGAGATTTTTCAGTAAAGTTTTTTGCAGACGATTTCTCCGTCTTTTTCTTGTTATTATTACTAGACTGCGTCACGAGGAGTAATGATAATGATGGGTTAAACTTTACAGCTAAAATAATCGCAGCTTGAATTGACAAAACTCGCTGTTGTTTCTTCAATCCATCAAATAGGTCCCAATATACGCTATGTTCCCACAAATGCTTTTTAACACAAACTTtacttttgtaatttttacctaaataaaaagtatttgaagaatagtaaaaaaaaaaaaaaaaacatgcggTGTTAAGAACATAATAGAGATAAACGGTTCAAGATAATGAACCAAGTTAAATAGGGGTTTTAAATAACTCTGCAATATAAATTGGTTTTTATTTTCAGTCCCAAGTGCATCAAACATTTCTTAGcattgtaaaaaagaaaaataatctcaAAATTGTTTAACGAGCTTCACTGTCTACACATTGTCATCCACAAGCTGTTTTTACTTGCTTTCGTTGCAATTTTTTGAACTAGACAATTaaatcaaataaatttaaatagatAGTTATGCTGTCAGTATGCTGTAATTTCAGATTGCAAACgttacaaaaaattaaacctaaatgatttcaaatattttcataactGTGTAAATTTAGATgccatcaaaattttaataaaaacacgtCGTCTTTTGCTGCATATAGTTTTTTTAAGTTGTAAATTCAAGGATGCAAGAGTTTTTTTTCGAACATTTTAATTCCAACGAaatggaaaatttatttttcaagtcGACGGCTAtctgcataaaatttaaaaatacacaaagtttaaaaactcACCACAAACGACGCATGTAACAGCTTCAGCCGTTTCTGAGTCGTAACTTTCAAAGAGTTCCTTTACTCTTTccaattctaaatttttaaccatcGTATCAGGTACATGCGAATCTGTGGACGATGTTGAATCTGAGCGAATCTTTTTACTTACAGGAGGCACAGGAAACATTTCTCCTTCAGATCTTGTCTCCGTCACAATCATGATTGCTATAGACTTCTAACTTGCTTTTAATAACTCAATTCAGCGAAGCTCGGGGAGGGTCTCTTGTTTATTCGTAACAGACTgaactcaaaaaaaattttttttactagagCACGAGGGAGAAATTTTTTTCTACgcgaacaaaaacaacaaaagaattcGACTTATCTAATTGGTTTACAACACAGCTGCCATTGAAAAAAGGCGTAATATTATTGGTCGAAAATACTACGACTTTTTGTGCTCAATGACAATTGAAaatgaatgaattttttttagccaatcagaGGCAACAACGAATAATTTGGCGCGGAATCTTGCGATCGTGGCGAGAATGAAGTCTCGTTTTACGAATGCGACCAACTTTGTttgttaacaaaaatataactttttggGAGAAAAAAACAATGATTCAGAAGGAATAATTCATGACACGTAAATCTTTTGTTATTGCAGAGCttaagaacaaaaataaatgaattctataataaatttatttcagttCTTTTCGCATCCACTTTCAGTTCACTAGACTAATTTTACCGATGGAAGAAAATTTGTTGAGTGGGTAAAAGCggagaaaaaaaagaactgatttaattttaactcttatattaaaatatattccagaaaattaaaaaaaatatttggtatctacaaaaaaaaaaaaatagaaaaacgattaaaatggtAGATATTTGAAAATAGGTTGAGGCATtagtttttaacatattttgatATCTTTCAAAGATTTACTAATTTAAAATTATCCCAAATTCCAACTTAAAATGATCAATTTCCACCCAACGCAttcagcggatcatcgaatatGTTCGGCTTATCGTCGCTAACATTACTTGTTTTCGTTTTCGTTTCGCTTTTTTCGGCTTTCTTCTtggttttcgttttctttgAGGCGAATATATCTGACAAAAGAAGTGAACAATTCTAAGAATTTGATAATTTCAATTTATAGATTGacagtttttaatttaaatttcctTTACATGGCGACAAGGACAATCATAATTAATCGTTCCCGTACAAAGGTCAACTTTCAGCGTAGTAGTTAGGCTTCCAACAGATGTGATTAATTTAATGTTTACAACAAAGCTTTGATAGTTTAAATTCACAACTCCTGGTATTTTTTCCAtagtaaaacaaaacaataaaagggctgtgaaagtaaaaaaatggaaaatcaAAACAATCCCTGTGAACAGAACGGATAAACACCTCggattaaaaacaaataatgaACTGGTAAAACAAATTGTCAGCTTTTCATAGGATTACTTCACGAAGGGACAGGATGTGAGTAAAAAAAACTCGTACAAAACGAACGCAGTGGACTTCTTGCTTCACTAATTTTCTTTCGTACTCGCTAACGACAAatgaaataaaacacaaaagCGTCATATTCCACGCATATTTTAGGGTTATCAAGCTcgctttcaaaaacaacatcaacaataaTCATGGCGGAACGTCGTTTGAAGGGAATAAATTGCTGAGAAGATTGTCAAAgttatttgataaaatttatCAATAAAAGCCTGTGTCTAAAGCGACAAAGTGCGAGGGGCACGATTCCATGTGAACAAAAGTGAGATAAGGTTGGCTATTTATACTACAATTATATTTTGACTCAAACATGCAACGAAATTATTTGTTGCACGACTAAACTTTCGTTTTTTTCTATATGAAACTGGTTTATAATCAGCTCAGTACTGGACCACACCAAATTATGAAACTTTTGGACCCAAAAAAggcataattttcaaatttttattattacattTTACGCATATTTTTCGATTTTCCCACTGGGACAAATCTAAGGTGTTAttaatagaaaattttttttcatgtttcttTATTATGACGGTGTCTATAAGAGGGATATTCAATCAAAAATatgattttggcaaaaaaaaattaaaaaaaattcatcaacacaaaaaaaatgaaaccctTTCTCGCATTTTATGCATTATCGAAAATTACGTCTGTTCCTAGAAACTGTACAAGTAATTGTTACTATGGTGATTGATGTAAGGAGACGACTAGTCAGTTCCTTTTAAAGTGGTTTCCTATATAACGTGTATAccacttgtaattttttttgtattagaaTAAGGTTATATTTCCTACTTTCTTTCTAACTAcaaagttttaattaaaaatgcagctacaaaaaaatatcaagttTCAGATAATATCGTAAAGTTGAACTAAAGCcagaaatgaaagttttttgtgCCGACATCCTGGGTTTCTTCAAGCATTCGTAAATCATATTTTAGTTTAAAGGGGTTTATTCAAAAGGGGTTTAAGGATTCTTTCCTTTCTGCGTCTTATTTCTTATTATGTTGCTACACAAGTGATCTATACAAGCAACTATTTTGTTGACTCGCCTacttaaaaactttgtttttgtcAGTTTGTTTACGAACATTATAACAATCTAGTCGAGGTTTCGTTTGTTCTGAACTTAAACATACGTCAGTaagattatttatattttactgtGTGTTTTGAACTTGATAAGTAAGTATGCGAAGGCAGTACctgtttttatgtttgttgtgaCATATTTAAAATAGAAGGTCGATGCAGCAAGCTGTTGAAACAATGTTTGCAAATATCACCAGGGTTGCTAATTTAAGACTTAcgtaaacaaacaagaaaaaagggCGGAAAAGATGGCGGGTGAGCCACGAAAGGCTAACACAAGTTGGCAACCACAATAATTTGCCACAACTTAGGGTAAAGACaacaaacttgtttttgccacaTGTCAAAACTGTCCATCACTGGCCAAGTCATGTCAAGTGAAAAAAAGCAGCtgtcatttttttttaggtCGCTTGTACATTTCGACAGTTTTTGCAGAATGTATAAAGTTCCCTGAGTAGGTTttcataaaacattttattttttattcttatttatcgATATTCTTAATTACAAAGCCATATAAAGTCCAAATGTTTTGAATTCTTGGCCAATTAATCTTTCTTGGCTGGTCCTTACAAAGAACGCACAAACCAAATTCACACTGCAGCATGAGCAAACAGAGACCCGTGTTCTTGCTAACTTATGTTTTACTTTAACAAAAGAGGTGATTTTTCATCTCGTTACAATGTCATGTGACAAAGCAAAAACGTGACATTAAAAGACGAGAATGTTACAGACGAAAGGTGAGCATAACTTGTCAACAAAATGTGCAAAGATCTGACAAGATTTCTCTCCTAATACTATGCGAAGCTCTCGCGCCTGTGGTTTTAAAGAGGTTGGCCTGGAGTTTCTATTACGAACAGCCCGTCATAAATCTCGGATTAAAAGAGCTTTATAATGTTAAGCCACATACTCAGCTATCCTTGACTCAGCAGTTaacacatggaaaaatccacggcatTGCTTGTTGTCGCTCAAATGCCGTGCGTCGCTATTAGGTTCGTATTTCAGCACAAACAGACGAAATACAGGTATTTTatggaaaaaatccacgggatcgATAGCCcgtccattaaattctactggGATATTCCCGTCTTAACAAagtagataaaaatatatcctACTTgctatttcgtgtttccgtagcacgacttTTTTTCTCGTGCACAGATTAAAAGTGTTAGACGGGAAGTTAGCATCGAGATTAACGTAACATCATCACTGATATTTCAacttaagaaaaaaagaaagaaagaaagttttTGGAATATTTTGCTTCGACGTTAACGATATctcaaacaaaaaaacttacgGCTATTAATGCAAAGATTAAACGTAGGTTAGCAAATAATCGTATTTTTTACACTCGATAGATGATAGAGAAAAGAGAAGGAGACAAAGTGATTACTAGAATATTTGAAACAATCAACAAACTATTGAATTGTCCAATTACTTCAGCGTTGACGTAAACGACATTCTCGTGATTAGGAACCACTTGTCATTAGAGACATTCAAATCGCATTTCATGATTAGAAAATATCTATTTTTGTTCTTTCAGCAGAGACTTCAAAAATACAGCCTCtgtttttttgatgagacatggaAAACTTCAATATTGATGacgagaaaaaaaaaaatagatttccttcgtttttttatttcaagcaACTCGTGTCAGATTTTAATCTAATAATAAAAAACCACGATTTTTTTCTTCAGaggtaaattaaaaaacttttaatgaaCAAAACCAAAATactataaataataattttgaatGAACATAAGAACTATATTACTAAAAGTTATggattattagaaaaaaatgttttaaactaATTACCAATAGAATACACTGTTGTTAGACAACGATAAGTCAAACAAAATTCCTGAGCAAATCAAACCAATATTGGATTTTTACGagagtttaaaaaatgtaatacgCAACCAAACTGGCCACAGtgcattaaaatattttctaaggAAACTCATGATACACTGTGAAATGCATACACATTGTAAAACGAcaccttaaaaaaaaaacgcaacAGGATCAAATAATTTTCTGTCGAACAACAAAATATGACACCACGTTTGAAGCACTGCATACAAAAACACTGCAGCATGTGGTCAAGCATCACATAATATTGATTGTTACAAGCGCCGTCTCTGTGATAGCTTTGTTTATTTTGGAGGCTTTTCCAAAAACTGGAAGATCAACATAGCGATACAAGAGATGTTTGTTTCACAATCATACagattttttaagtttatgaaaaaaaaaaaaaaagaatacgaAAGTCATAAGATATGACagtataacataaaaaaaaacaaaataaatctcGTTAAGAAAGCcattaaaaacacaacaaaagtttttttttcttataaaattatttacacCATAGCATTGAAAATTTCTCGTTATCAACAAGTCTCAATTACGTCTTGAAAACCACAAAATAAAAGTAGACGAAAAATCATTATACATAATCCTCCTTTAAATTTACTCGATGGATCCTTAACAGCCTCATGACATCTTACAGAGGCTTAATAACACACTAATGACAAAATATAAAGTCTAAATTAACTCATACGAGACAGTAATTGAATTGAACACGTATGAAATGTTTGAAAAGTTAATATAGCAATAAAACTGAAAAACAATgttgtttgaaataaaaaggaaaaaattaagGCAGCATTCAGTATTTTCTATTCACATTGTGTTATGCTTCTCCCACCAAAACAAACACACaataagaaacaacaacaacaaaaacaaaaaaatcataaaacagTAGATGCATTTCTGCTGACCACAGGTTTGTCACAAATAATTCCACAACAGCTAGTCGgttacagaaaaaaacaaaagtaattgACTTTGCTAAACAAAGAACATTCTTCCAATGCAAGAAAAGCAGCTGAATTGGCAACTGTCAGGAAAGGACATTCCTCAGGACgaaacaacattagttacattgGCAAATATTGGGAcataagttattttaaaaatatatataacatttCCCGGAGTAAATTCTAAGCTTCATTGATGTTTTAAAgagaatataaacaaaaaataacttgaCGTCACTCAGCAAACTAAAagaatttctttgtttacatacatttttaaaaaaaatattgatagagaaaataaaatatttgctaTGTAAACACAATAATAGTTTCCAAGAATTGGTCAAAATAATAAACCAGGATCAATGGCCatactgaaaaaaaaactaaatcttTTACAATACGTCCATTCTTTTAAGAACTAGGAAATTTGTGTCTAGCCTGAGGTTTTTCATGTTCatcaaaaaattgttatttttgtttttatattccgAATTTTAACTCTTGAAAGATACTTCATATATgggtattgttgttgttgttttagaaaaaaatctaaaatttcaatCTTATTCCAAACCCATTGAAATTCTTtaacatatatattatatagtaCAAAAATAATAGATTTCTATTAAAACcacattttaagttttttggttaaaacaaataaatagggCAAAAATAAGCAATACAGTGTAATCTGTTTCTTGAATAGAAAGGTAttatatagtatagtatagtagcCACATTGTTCTGATAACATTGTTGTTTAAAAAGACAATGTAGAgtacatgattttttaaaacgaacAGTGGAGAAGATCACATAAGAAGGAGAGTGGAGAGACTCATCAATCAATAATGGTCATGTATGCTATAAATAAAAGTGTCGTTATATTTAATCAGTGGTGGATAACAATTTAATACTTGACCGAGGCTAACAAGAGTCACATCCTGTTGCCATGACAACCAATCAACTTGCAATCAAACAATCATACAATTAATTAATATATCAGATAGATAACTTTAAAACttacttattttttcaaaaaacatcttTCTTAAGCACGCAGTCAATATTGAAAAACTTATATGTACCACTCTTGGACATAGGAATATTTAACCCTTTTTAGGTTGGGGTCAAAATAACTAAAGGTTAAGGGGTCTCCCAATTACATTTTAAACTACTGTTTAATCTCTACATGGCAGATATGAACTTCATCACTGCTAACAAATATGTTAGCTTTATTTTTAAGCTTGGCAAGGTGGTTAATTGTTTATCccagcaaaaattaaaaaaattgttatgtatTGATTGTTGCAATgagaattctttaaaaaaagcttttcttgTGGGGCGCTAAGGGAAacacaatttctttttaaagttgtttaacatcaaaataggaataaaaataataactaatCCCATAATAACCATACCTACACGCattcaacaataacaaaaatgcaaaaactgAAACTGTACTATGCattttttatactctttgtcATAATA
Above is a window of Hydractinia symbiolongicarpus strain clone_291-10 chromosome 3, HSymV2.1, whole genome shotgun sequence DNA encoding:
- the LOC130636554 gene encoding uncharacterized protein LOC130636554, whose product is MIVTETRSEGEMFPVPPVSKKIRSDSTSSTDSHVPDTMVKNLELERVKELFESYDSETAEAVTCVVCGKNYKSKVCVKKHLWEHSVYWDLFDGLKKQQRVLSIQAAIILAVKFNPSLSLLLVTQSSNNNKKKTEKSSAKNFTEKSHLDNTTTSRKRKMDDVVLESSYISSFSSSNTSSSNLNLISE